The Apium graveolens cultivar Ventura chromosome 6, ASM990537v1, whole genome shotgun sequence genome contains a region encoding:
- the LOC141665861 gene encoding uncharacterized protein LOC141665861: protein MDEYIPFSAAMLQTDLGQSFPSLIQIFQMKCVGCALETNKTNVRKWCKPPQDWIKINVDTTFWTNTGHIGAGCIIRDDQGQFLRAKASKLRGCATAREAEALSFKEALTWTKEWRTNRCVFELDAKAVVEVIHGPQKQSNFHVIIEECRDILKHFEEVLVIFDYRSANKVAHVLARAAYSMPDSMVWCNTAPELICKLIAEEY, encoded by the exons ATGGATGAGTACATCCCATTTTCTGCAGCCATGCTTCAAACAGATCTTGGACAATCATTTCCATCGCTTATACAAATTTTCCAAATGA AATGTGTTGGCTGCGCTTTGGAGACCAATAAAACAAATGTGCGGAAGTGGTGTAAACCTCCTCAGGATTGGATTAAAATAAATGTTGATACTACATTTTGGACAAACACTGGACACATAGGTGCAGGATGTATCATTAGGGATGATCAAGGACAGTTCCTTAGAGCCAAAGCTAGTAAACTTCGGGGTTGTGCTACAGCCAGGGAAGCTGAGGCTTTGAGCTTTAAAGAAGCCTTAACATGGACGAAAGAATGGAGGACAAATCGCTGCGTATTTGAGCTGGATGCGAAAGCAGTAGTGGAGGTCATTCATGGACCTCAGAAACAGTCCAATTTTCATGTTATTATTGAGGAGTGTAGGGATATATTGAAACACTTTGAGGAAGTGTTAGTTATTTTCGATTACAGATCTGCGAATAAGGTAGCTCATGTGTTAGCGCGGGCTGCTTATTCTATGCCAGATTCCATGGTGTGGTGTAATACTGCCCCAGAACTTATTTGTAAGCTCATTGCTGAAGAGTATTAA